The DNA window TCCAGAAAAAACCGGTACCCCTTCCACTCCGTCCAGGTCGCCTGCAACACGGCATATTTCCCCTGGGGATTTCGCAGCAGCGCAATCCCGTTGTCCTCCGAGGCACCCAAGTTCCACACCCGATTCGACGTGAATCCGTAGACCTCTTCAACCTCACCCAACACATACCGAGTGAGGTCGATGATATGAATGCCCACATCCATCAATGCGCCGCCGCCGATGACGTTCTTGTCGTATTCCCATGGGTTCCGAAATTCTGAAAGGCCGGTGTGCCCGGCAAAAGCACGGACGTGATCCAACTCTCCGATGAGCCCCGAGTCGATCGCCTGTTTAAGGTATTGGATTTGCGGAAAGTACCGATGGTTAAATCCGGTCGCAAGTACCCGCCCGCTCGCCCTCGAGGCGGCCACCATGCGCCGGCAAGCCTCTACCGTGTTGGCCAGCGGTTTTTCGCAGAGGACATGTTTCCCGGCTTTGAGGGCGCTGATGACGATATCCTCGTGAAACTGCGGGGGAGTCGAAACAATGACGGCATCCAGATCAGCCAGCGCGAGCATCGCGTTGACATCTTGAGCAATCTTGACGTCCGATGATGGCGCCATGGCGCGCGCGCGCGCCGGATCGACATCAGTAATGGCCGACAACGCACACCCCTCGGCTTGCGCCAGCGCTTTGGCCCGAAGCTGCCCGATACAGCCGGCCCCAATCAGTCCGAACTTCATGGGCGTGCTCATCCTTTCGGGTTTCTGTATTGGACGAGTTTATTGTAAATACTGCCGATCGCGGCCCCTGCCAGGGTGCCACAGGCAAACCCATACGCAAATCCGATCAGACTGCCGACAAAGGACACGGAATAGCCGAGGAAAAACTGGCTCAGCAACTGCAGATGAGGCCCGATCAGGACATGCCCTCCCTCGGATATCTGCCCGCCTTTGAGCACAAGCCAGTTGGTGGCAATGAAGATGGTCGATCCGGCCAACAGGCCCAGCACGAGTCCGAACATTTTGCTATTGATACGAAGTATCGCATTGAACAGCTTTTCATCTTCCGATTGGGTAAATGACGACATACGAAGGCTCCTCTACCCTACAGGGTCAGTAGTGATCCAAAAACTTCTGGAACGACATCATCTCGGCTTCTCGTCTGGCGCGATAAATGACAAGGCCCAGCGAGAAGTTTCGGAGGTAGGCATACAGCCAGCCCCACAGAAAGCCGGTCGCGAACCCATACCCAAATCCCACCAGGGCTCCCAGCCCCGTAACGGTATAGCCGGGGAAAAACTGGTCTAACAGCTGAAGCGTTTGTCCAACGTGCTCTCCGCCTTTGATCACCAGCCACAAGGTAGCCAGCGTCAGGGTCAAGCCCGAGACCGTCCCCAATGCGGTGGCAAATGCCAACTTGTCCATTTTGGCAAACGCAAGCACGAGACGTTCGGTGCCGGAAACCGCCACCGGCTGGGGCACTAAGGGCTGCGTAGTCTCCACGGCCTTCAATTGCGCCTTCCCCTCATCAACCCGGCTTGTCGTTTCCTCATGGTATTCCTGCTCGCCGTTGACCTGCCACAGATCGTGGCGCGCACCCATGATATTTTCAACTGCCAGCATCGCCGTCAACATCGAGTGGTCTTGATTGTTGTACCGATGCATGCCGTTGCGACCGACCACCTGAAAGTTGGCGAACTGATCGAGAAACCCTCTAAGTGTAGTCAGGGCGTCTCGATAATGCGCGTCATAGACCGGATAGGCCTTGGGCATTCTCACGACGGCCCCATCTTCGACATCCGCCGCTTTCGCGATCCCGATGCGTTCGACTTCTCGTTTGGCCAGCTCGATCAAATCCTTATCGCTCATGGACCACAACCCGTCGCCCTCGAAGCAGAAGTACTCAAGCCCCAGACAGGTTTTGCTGGGGTCGGGAACCATATCGGGGCTCCAGTTTTTAAAATTCTGAATCCGGCCGACTTTGACCTGCTCATCATGAATATAGATCCAATTGTCAGGAAAGAGCTGCTCTTGGTTCACAATCAGCGCCACCGTGAGAAAAT is part of the Nitrospira sp. genome and encodes:
- a CDS encoding NAD(P)/FAD-dependent oxidoreductase; protein product: MSKTDENVVIIGGGPAGLTAAYQLCKAGRKSVVLEKDSILGGISRTVNHRGYHFDIGGHRFFTKVGAVDKLWREILPDEEFLHRPRLSRIYYNRKFFFYPLKPLNAFLGLGVWNSISIGCSYVWAQIFPQLPEDNFEQWVSNRFGQRLYRTFFKTYTEKVWGMPAHTIAAEWAAQRIKGLSLLVAVKNALLKQNGAGESVVKTLIDSFHYPKRGPGMMWEAVADKVKKEGSEVLLESEARKISWQGNQVVSVDVDVRGRREVLRGAHYISSMPIRELIQRFDPPVPEPIRDAADRLRYRDFLTVALIVNQEQLFPDNWIYIHDEQVKVGRIQNFKNWSPDMVPDPSKTCLGLEYFCFEGDGLWSMSDKDLIELAKREVERIGIAKAADVEDGAVVRMPKAYPVYDAHYRDALTTLRGFLDQFANFQVVGRNGMHRYNNQDHSMLTAMLAVENIMGARHDLWQVNGEQEYHEETTSRVDEGKAQLKAVETTQPLVPQPVAVSGTERLVLAFAKMDKLAFATALGTVSGLTLTLATLWLVIKGGEHVGQTLQLLDQFFPGYTVTGLGALVGFGYGFATGFLWGWLYAYLRNFSLGLVIYRARREAEMMSFQKFLDHY
- a CDS encoding Gfo/Idh/MocA family oxidoreductase; translated protein: MKFGLIGAGCIGQLRAKALAQAEGCALSAITDVDPARARAMAPSSDVKIAQDVNAMLALADLDAVIVSTPPQFHEDIVISALKAGKHVLCEKPLANTVEACRRMVAASRASGRVLATGFNHRYFPQIQYLKQAIDSGLIGELDHVRAFAGHTGLSEFRNPWEYDKNVIGGGALMDVGIHIIDLTRYVLGEVEEVYGFTSNRVWNLGASEDNGIALLRNPQGKYAVLQATWTEWKGYRFFLEAYGTKGMVRAYYAPMMNLLITQDKPGGRRKRTVRLYPMTMLREKFTGWQSSVIRMFTQEFTDFLRLTRGEPSAIADGLAGYRAVEIANAVYRSHRDRSVIRLAEDI